A stretch of Gemmatimonas aurantiaca T-27 DNA encodes these proteins:
- a CDS encoding ATP-binding protein, whose protein sequence is MTPSRALELIAALCIAHVVAVQRLAAQEFGRRPTPATSSAVTALELDDLAYTAFGRRDGLPDSPLYSLTRSRDGSVMLGTADRARHFTGRSWSRLPLPPTITDGMVRMVLDASAHERYYVHHRYVSIERDGQWVGRFELPEAAAPIYSAVFEPRGDSTPRLIVGTAGGVFTAQDSGRFTRMPLPAGMVERDAMIASRTVNGEFELWVGTRGGGVARRSNGRWTTWGAADGLDNRMVEHLAVAPPGDSASAIIATEDGAFLLTGNRWRRIGPAGSIARVLRVRVNDATETWIGATSGQVFRSRDDRQFTSLELSPRTLGSRVQALEAVDHGLGHPSIYIAFRSGVLLRVTVGVAGRVATAPEVLGYPIVGAAPRRLGDTLWFWAMNFGAVRFPDFHGVRTNEEMRGGNDSRTRLYFDTGTSPARLLTAIGWHFYEQVGDRWVLRLDVGENDFIFDLLEGPTPSGSNALIIVSGRGAWYESAPSTFTRWPGFPASARAATIDSTGPTRQLLVALADGRVDRFDGQRWSVLSDDRPAIGTPVDLVAMRLSSGECALVLGGSEGLALMRSCGGTPSWKFFDTEHLTGLLGEDVKDLAPLPGGRVAIATSRGLTIASLGRTFADSLAVTESFTDLDGLPHPYVATIGPLDDRGRLWLGTPLGVGFANIDGRRGHEMRPLLSLVQLRNGRGLLITQGSRLQQAESRVEIDAYAMTFHREEETLYRFELDGTPITTPAWTDRGSATLATLSPGRHTIRVRAVDYRGLEAVSSETQFVVMPPAWRSPLALITYGGLLLGAGVLIDRRRNQKSWQRAQEAEANERRLATSEQRFRRLFEDGANPQLLIADGAVLQANHAAMQLLQTSAQPLVGRPIASLIPRVVPLLASDRPTHRRECDVINDHGEAIPVEVWHTRIPLDEAILDHFEMRDLRERKRLEEERAELESQLRDAQRLESMGTLAGGVAHDFNNLLTVIHANAELAASDLVPTSAAGEAISQLLVASHRAREVVRQILTFSRRTALQQEPVRLSALLEETRSLLRSTIPSTVQVIISNEAPDATVTGDTTQLQQLLLNLCSNAEYAMRATNGGTLGIRLRWLTDIATADGAEWVALTVSDSGVGMSPDVRARIFEPFYTTKPVGHGTGLGLSVLHGIVTSHGGLTHVTSELGRGTTMEIHLPASRMAEPERPTATPPTASASSQRQRVLLVDDEDAVAGVIRRLLERNGFNVTLASNGVQALERVAAHPAFDLILTDQTMPMMTGLELVERLRATGHHTPIILASGFGASIDGERVAHLRDVHRIDKPFASNDLLRLVRSAIAGS, encoded by the coding sequence ATGACCCCGTCTCGGGCCCTGGAGCTCATCGCCGCCCTTTGCATCGCGCATGTTGTCGCGGTGCAGCGCCTCGCAGCGCAGGAGTTTGGCCGGCGCCCGACACCCGCCACCTCGTCGGCGGTCACGGCCCTCGAACTCGACGACCTCGCCTACACGGCCTTTGGTCGACGTGACGGTCTGCCGGACTCGCCCCTCTACTCGCTGACCCGCTCGCGGGACGGCAGCGTGATGCTGGGCACCGCCGACCGTGCGCGCCATTTCACGGGACGGTCATGGTCGCGATTGCCCCTGCCACCCACCATTACGGACGGTATGGTCCGTATGGTGCTCGATGCGTCCGCGCACGAGCGGTACTACGTCCATCATCGCTACGTCAGCATCGAGCGCGATGGCCAATGGGTTGGACGCTTCGAACTGCCGGAGGCGGCGGCCCCCATCTACTCGGCCGTGTTCGAGCCGCGCGGCGACAGCACGCCACGCCTGATCGTCGGCACGGCGGGTGGCGTGTTCACGGCGCAGGACAGCGGACGTTTCACGCGCATGCCGCTGCCCGCTGGCATGGTGGAACGCGATGCCATGATCGCCTCCCGTACCGTCAATGGAGAATTCGAACTCTGGGTCGGTACCCGGGGGGGAGGTGTCGCGCGCCGGTCCAACGGAAGGTGGACCACCTGGGGCGCGGCCGATGGCCTCGACAACCGCATGGTGGAGCATCTGGCCGTCGCACCACCGGGCGACTCCGCGTCGGCGATCATCGCCACCGAGGATGGCGCCTTCCTGCTCACCGGCAATCGGTGGCGTCGCATCGGACCGGCGGGCTCCATTGCCCGCGTGTTACGTGTGCGCGTCAACGACGCGACCGAAACCTGGATCGGAGCCACGAGCGGTCAGGTCTTTCGATCCCGTGACGATCGACAATTCACATCGCTCGAACTGAGCCCCCGCACACTCGGCTCACGCGTTCAGGCGCTCGAGGCGGTGGACCATGGACTCGGGCACCCCTCCATCTACATCGCCTTTCGCAGCGGCGTGCTGCTCCGCGTCACGGTGGGGGTCGCCGGACGGGTGGCGACGGCGCCCGAAGTCCTCGGCTATCCCATCGTCGGCGCGGCCCCGCGACGTTTGGGGGACACGTTGTGGTTCTGGGCCATGAACTTCGGGGCAGTCCGTTTCCCCGATTTTCACGGGGTGCGCACCAACGAGGAGATGCGTGGTGGCAACGACTCCCGCACGCGACTCTACTTCGATACGGGCACCAGCCCCGCCCGTTTGTTGACCGCCATCGGATGGCACTTCTACGAACAGGTCGGCGACCGATGGGTGCTGCGCCTCGATGTGGGGGAGAATGACTTCATCTTCGATTTGCTCGAAGGTCCCACTCCCTCGGGATCCAACGCGCTCATCATCGTGTCCGGTCGTGGCGCCTGGTACGAGTCCGCTCCCTCCACATTCACGCGATGGCCTGGCTTTCCGGCAAGCGCACGGGCGGCCACCATCGATTCCACCGGTCCGACACGCCAGCTCCTGGTAGCGCTTGCCGACGGACGCGTCGATCGGTTCGACGGACAACGATGGTCCGTGCTCTCCGACGATCGACCCGCCATTGGCACACCGGTTGATCTCGTTGCGATGCGCTTGAGTTCCGGCGAATGTGCGTTGGTGCTCGGTGGCTCCGAAGGCCTGGCCTTGATGCGGAGCTGCGGTGGGACACCGTCCTGGAAATTCTTCGACACCGAGCATCTCACCGGGCTGCTCGGCGAGGACGTGAAAGATCTCGCCCCGCTCCCCGGAGGGCGGGTTGCCATTGCCACGTCGCGCGGGCTGACGATCGCCTCGCTGGGCCGCACCTTTGCCGACTCACTGGCCGTGACGGAATCGTTCACGGACCTCGATGGACTGCCGCACCCCTACGTCGCAACCATCGGTCCGCTCGACGATCGCGGACGCCTCTGGCTGGGTACCCCACTCGGTGTCGGATTTGCCAATATCGACGGACGACGCGGACACGAGATGCGCCCCCTGCTCTCGCTGGTGCAGCTCCGCAATGGCCGTGGTCTGCTCATCACCCAGGGCTCGCGTCTGCAACAGGCCGAATCACGCGTGGAGATCGATGCCTACGCGATGACTTTTCATCGCGAGGAAGAGACGCTGTACCGGTTTGAGCTCGACGGAACACCCATCACCACCCCCGCATGGACCGACCGCGGCAGCGCCACGCTGGCCACGCTGTCACCAGGGCGCCACACGATTCGTGTGCGCGCCGTGGACTATCGGGGCTTGGAGGCCGTCAGCAGCGAAACGCAGTTTGTGGTCATGCCGCCCGCGTGGCGCTCTCCACTGGCACTGATCACCTATGGTGGGCTGTTGCTGGGTGCCGGGGTATTGATCGATCGTCGACGCAACCAGAAGTCGTGGCAACGTGCGCAAGAAGCAGAGGCCAATGAGCGACGGCTCGCCACCAGCGAACAGCGCTTTCGTCGTCTGTTCGAAGACGGAGCCAACCCACAACTGCTGATCGCCGATGGCGCCGTATTGCAGGCCAATCATGCGGCCATGCAACTGCTTCAGACCAGCGCCCAACCACTGGTCGGACGTCCGATCGCGTCGCTCATTCCTCGGGTCGTGCCGCTGCTGGCCAGCGACCGCCCCACACATCGACGTGAGTGCGATGTCATCAATGACCACGGAGAAGCGATCCCGGTCGAAGTGTGGCACACGCGTATCCCGCTCGATGAGGCCATCCTCGATCACTTCGAGATGCGCGACCTGCGGGAGCGCAAGCGCCTCGAGGAAGAACGAGCCGAACTGGAGTCTCAGTTGCGCGATGCGCAGCGACTCGAATCGATGGGCACCCTGGCCGGCGGGGTGGCACACGACTTCAACAACCTGCTGACCGTCATTCACGCCAACGCCGAACTCGCGGCGAGCGATCTCGTGCCGACATCAGCGGCTGGTGAGGCGATTTCGCAGTTGCTGGTGGCGAGCCATCGAGCACGTGAAGTGGTGCGGCAGATCCTGACCTTCAGCCGGCGTACCGCACTGCAGCAGGAACCGGTGCGCCTGTCCGCGCTGCTCGAAGAAACGCGCTCGCTGTTGCGCTCGACGATCCCCTCCACCGTGCAGGTGATCATCTCCAACGAAGCGCCCGACGCCACCGTCACGGGAGATACCACGCAACTGCAGCAGCTACTGCTCAACCTCTGCTCCAATGCCGAATACGCGATGCGCGCCACCAATGGGGGCACGCTGGGCATCCGGTTGCGTTGGCTCACGGACATCGCAACGGCTGACGGTGCAGAGTGGGTGGCACTGACCGTCTCGGACTCCGGTGTGGGCATGTCGCCAGACGTGCGCGCGCGCATCTTCGAGCCGTTCTACACCACCAAGCCCGTGGGCCATGGCACGGGGTTGGGTCTCAGTGTGCTGCATGGCATTGTCACGTCGCACGGTGGACTGACCCATGTGACGTCAGAGCTCGGCCGGGGCACGACCATGGAGATCCATCTGCCGGCATCGCGGATGGCGGAGCCCGAACGCCCAACCGCAACACCTCCCACCGCGAGTGCATCCAGCCAACGCCAGCGTGTTTTGCTGGTCGACGACGAAGACGCCGTAGCAGGTGTGATACGACGACTCCTCGAGCGCAACGGGTTCAACGTGACCCTGGCCAGCAACGGGGTGCAGGCGCTGGAGCGTGTGGCGGCCCATCCGGCGTTCGACCTGATACTCACCGACCAGACCATGCCGATGATGACGGGCCTGGAGCTGGTCGAGCGACTGCGGGCGACCGGTCACCACACGCCCATCATTCTGGCGTCAGGATTCGGTGCATCGATCGACGGGGAGCGCGTCGCGCATTTGCGCGACGTGCACCGCATCGACAAGCCATTTGCCTCCAACGACCTGCTGCGCCTGGTGCGCAGCGCGATCGCGGGATCCTGA
- a CDS encoding peroxiredoxin — translation MRIGQTAPDFQADTTHGSIRFHEWLGDSWGIIFSHPKDFTPVCTTELGYVARLAPEFAKRNVKVIGLSVDPTDRHSEWAKDIQETQGYMPEFPMIGDTELAVSKLYDMLPEEAGESCEGRTAADNQTVRTVYVIGPDKKIKLILAYPMTTGRNFDEILRVVDSMQLTAKHRVATPANWQHGEEVIIAGSVSNDEARTIYPDGWKEPKPYLRIVPQPGA, via the coding sequence ATGCGCATTGGTCAGACCGCTCCAGATTTTCAGGCCGACACCACGCATGGATCCATCCGGTTCCATGAATGGCTTGGTGATTCCTGGGGCATCATCTTTTCGCACCCGAAGGATTTCACGCCGGTCTGCACGACAGAGCTCGGCTATGTGGCGCGTCTCGCGCCGGAGTTCGCCAAGCGCAATGTGAAGGTGATCGGCCTGTCGGTGGATCCCACCGATCGTCACAGCGAGTGGGCCAAGGACATTCAGGAAACGCAGGGCTACATGCCCGAGTTCCCGATGATCGGTGACACGGAACTCGCCGTTTCGAAGCTGTACGACATGCTGCCCGAAGAAGCGGGAGAAAGCTGTGAAGGTCGTACGGCGGCCGACAATCAGACCGTGCGCACGGTGTACGTCATCGGCCCCGACAAGAAGATCAAGCTGATTCTGGCTTACCCGATGACCACGGGTCGCAATTTCGACGAGATCCTGCGGGTGGTCGATTCGATGCAACTCACGGCGAAGCACCGTGTCGCGACCCCGGCCAACTGGCAGCATGGCGAAGAGGTGATCATCGCCGGCTCGGTGTCGAACGATGAAGCACGCACCATCTATCCCGACGGCTGGAAGGAACCGAAGCCGTACCTGCGCATTGTGCCCCAGCCGGGCGCGTAA
- the bla gene encoding subclass B3 metallo-beta-lactamase: MSFCIPLSRSQRAAMALAWCVASSALLLGGPVGVSAQSATRAVVTPVPPTPNCPDCAEWNAPHAPFRIFGNSYYVGTHGLSAILVTSPDGHVLVDGALPESAPQIVAGIEAMGFRVGDIKIIVNSHAHFDHAGALAEIQRLSGATVAASPSSARWLMAGQSSNDDPQYGMNPGFAKVPRVRVLRDGEVVKVGTLSLTAHFTGGHTPGGTSWSWRSCEGTQCLDLVYADSQTPVSADDFFYTRSTTYRTGVADFRRGQALLSRLSCDILITPHPAASSLWERLASSDRSASPAGARPALVDREACRRYASRAAEALEKRIAKEKIAPR, from the coding sequence ATGTCCTTTTGCATTCCTCTGTCGCGCTCGCAGCGCGCTGCCATGGCCCTGGCATGGTGTGTGGCCTCATCAGCATTGCTTCTGGGGGGGCCTGTCGGTGTGTCGGCGCAGAGTGCCACGCGCGCGGTGGTCACACCGGTTCCACCGACCCCGAATTGTCCGGACTGTGCAGAATGGAATGCCCCCCACGCGCCATTCCGCATCTTTGGCAACAGCTATTACGTGGGCACGCATGGTCTGAGCGCCATCCTCGTCACATCACCCGATGGTCATGTGCTGGTGGACGGCGCCCTGCCTGAATCGGCACCACAGATCGTGGCGGGCATCGAAGCCATGGGGTTTCGTGTCGGGGACATCAAAATCATTGTGAATTCCCACGCGCATTTCGATCATGCGGGGGCGCTGGCCGAGATTCAGCGGCTGTCCGGTGCGACGGTGGCCGCGAGCCCCTCGAGTGCGCGCTGGTTGATGGCTGGGCAATCGTCGAACGATGACCCGCAGTACGGTATGAATCCCGGTTTTGCCAAGGTGCCCAGGGTGCGTGTCCTGCGTGACGGGGAGGTCGTGAAAGTGGGGACGTTGTCGCTGACCGCTCATTTCACGGGTGGTCACACGCCGGGTGGTACCAGTTGGAGCTGGCGATCCTGCGAAGGCACGCAGTGCCTGGATCTCGTGTATGCCGATAGCCAGACCCCCGTGTCGGCCGACGATTTTTTCTACACCCGGAGCACCACCTACCGCACCGGTGTTGCGGACTTCCGTCGTGGGCAGGCTCTGCTGAGCCGACTCTCCTGCGACATTCTCATCACGCCACATCCGGCGGCGTCGTCGCTATGGGAGCGACTGGCCAGCAGTGACCGTTCCGCATCACCGGCCGGCGCGCGTCCCGCGCTGGTGGACCGCGAGGCGTGCCGTCGATACGCATCCCGTGCGGCCGAGGCGCTCGAGAAGCGCATTGCGAAGGAGAAGATCGCGCCGCGCTGA
- a CDS encoding helix-turn-helix domain-containing protein: protein MPETPIETPISVAILILPSVVPFDLGVPMQVFGYPGIDLGVQRYRATLCAPKPGPVRTANGFDVLVTRGLGALRQAHTIVLPGVHDLDLPIPRAVSVALQRAAARGARLVSICSGAFMLAEAGLLDGRRATTHWMDAPLLASRYPQVRVDPDVLYVDEGQVLTSAGIACGIDLCLHVVRKDFGAAVAATVARRLVVPPHRDGSQAQFVDRAMVTDDTGSLDATRQWARTRLGEVSTVDAMARHAALPLRTFTRRFRAEVGTSPLQWLLMERLQRARTLLESTALPLSRIAEQCGFGSVISMRAHFRTQLHTSPHAYRRAFRAQL, encoded by the coding sequence ATGCCGGAAACACCGATCGAAACGCCAATTTCTGTCGCCATTCTGATCCTGCCATCGGTCGTGCCCTTCGATCTTGGCGTGCCCATGCAGGTCTTTGGCTATCCCGGCATCGATCTCGGCGTACAGCGATACCGCGCCACGCTCTGCGCCCCGAAGCCCGGCCCGGTGCGCACGGCCAATGGATTCGATGTGCTGGTGACGCGCGGATTGGGGGCGCTGCGGCAGGCGCACACCATTGTGTTGCCGGGTGTGCACGATCTTGATCTGCCCATTCCGCGTGCGGTGAGCGTGGCGCTGCAGCGAGCCGCGGCACGAGGCGCGCGCCTGGTGTCGATCTGCTCCGGGGCGTTCATGCTGGCCGAAGCAGGGCTGCTGGATGGTCGACGCGCCACCACACACTGGATGGACGCCCCATTGCTGGCCTCGCGCTATCCGCAGGTGCGCGTTGATCCTGACGTGTTGTACGTGGACGAGGGCCAGGTGCTGACATCGGCCGGCATCGCCTGCGGCATCGATCTCTGTCTGCATGTCGTGCGCAAAGACTTCGGCGCGGCCGTGGCGGCTACCGTGGCGAGACGGCTGGTGGTGCCACCGCACCGTGATGGCTCACAGGCGCAGTTCGTGGATCGTGCCATGGTGACCGACGACACCGGCTCGCTCGATGCGACACGGCAGTGGGCGCGCACGCGATTGGGGGAAGTGTCCACCGTGGACGCCATGGCGCGGCATGCCGCATTGCCACTGCGAACCTTCACCCGCCGCTTTCGCGCCGAGGTCGGGACATCACCGCTACAGTGGTTGCTGATGGAGCGCTTGCAGCGTGCGCGTACATTGCTGGAGTCCACGGCGTTGCCGCTTTCACGAATCGCCGAGCAGTGTGGATTTGGATCCGTGATCTCCATGCGTGCACATTTCCGTACGCAGTTGCATACCAGCCCCCACGCCTACCGTCGCGCCTTTCGCGCGCAGCTTTAG
- a CDS encoding sulfurtransferase, protein MTMPVRAPLAGLCSLTAPAFRVALTAVALTLTSGFMPHAAQAQSPAPSPLKIVSTEWLAERLSDPRLVIIQVEGKNSPDVVRIPGARVIPYSALTTRRGPLTTELPDVDSLASLFRNLGVSDASTVVITTSQESPMAARALMSLDYLGHGSMAFLDGGVARWTAQNRRTTTEAPVVTRGTFTPRVRQDLVATADWISGAQQQGRIALIDTRTDGEYAGGGNRSGMPSAGHLQGARQLEWEQLFTDEKHFQLRDSTQLRQLYTERMRGGDTVVTYCWVGYRASMTYVAARALGLPARFYDGSYQDWQQRQLPVVAGTSPRE, encoded by the coding sequence ATGACCATGCCCGTTCGTGCCCCTCTTGCCGGTTTGTGCTCGTTGACCGCGCCGGCCTTCCGCGTCGCGCTCACGGCCGTTGCACTGACCCTCACCTCCGGCTTCATGCCCCATGCCGCGCAGGCTCAATCGCCAGCGCCGTCCCCGCTGAAGATCGTGTCCACGGAATGGCTGGCCGAGCGTTTGAGCGATCCCCGTCTGGTGATCATCCAGGTGGAAGGCAAGAATTCGCCGGACGTCGTGCGCATCCCCGGGGCGCGCGTGATACCGTACTCCGCGCTCACGACACGTCGTGGTCCGCTCACCACGGAGTTGCCGGACGTGGACAGCCTCGCGTCGCTGTTCCGAAACCTCGGTGTGTCCGATGCGAGCACGGTGGTCATCACCACCAGCCAGGAATCCCCGATGGCCGCGCGCGCACTCATGTCGCTCGACTATCTCGGCCACGGTTCGATGGCGTTCCTCGACGGCGGTGTCGCGCGCTGGACGGCGCAGAATCGCCGCACCACAACGGAGGCACCGGTGGTGACCCGTGGCACCTTCACGCCGCGCGTACGTCAGGATCTGGTGGCCACCGCCGACTGGATCAGTGGCGCTCAGCAGCAGGGCCGCATCGCGCTCATCGACACCCGCACCGATGGTGAATACGCCGGCGGTGGCAATCGCAGTGGCATGCCGTCGGCGGGCCACCTGCAGGGCGCACGACAGCTAGAGTGGGAACAGCTATTCACGGACGAGAAGCACTTCCAGTTGCGCGACTCCACACAGCTCCGGCAGCTCTACACGGAACGCATGCGTGGAGGAGATACGGTGGTCACGTACTGCTGGGTGGGCTATCGCGCGAGCATGACGTATGTGGCCGCGCGAGCCCTGGGATTGCCGGCCCGCTTCTACGACGGCTCCTATCAGGACTGGCAGCAGCGTCAATTGCCCGTGGTGGCCGGTACGTCTCCGCGCGAGTAA
- a CDS encoding DUF4760 domain-containing protein: protein MPLKDFPDHHDAELVLKLYELRREAVMRDSRAQIITKFLPTSFDDVLAITKSDHPLNAAFRQCSTYWEMTYAMAKHGVIHTDFLLESNGEGLLLYSRIEPWLAEYRAQVNANGFRNAEWVATNSDMGRATAERFRKRMQAHLAAAKPAS from the coding sequence GTGCCCCTCAAGGATTTTCCCGATCATCATGACGCAGAGCTCGTACTCAAGCTCTATGAGCTGCGTCGCGAAGCGGTCATGCGTGACTCGCGGGCCCAGATCATCACCAAGTTTCTGCCCACCAGCTTCGATGACGTGCTGGCAATCACGAAATCGGATCATCCGCTGAATGCCGCCTTCCGTCAGTGCTCCACGTACTGGGAGATGACCTACGCGATGGCCAAGCACGGGGTGATCCACACCGACTTCCTGCTCGAGAGCAACGGGGAAGGTTTGCTGCTCTATTCGCGCATCGAACCGTGGCTCGCTGAGTACCGGGCGCAGGTGAACGCGAACGGCTTCCGCAATGCCGAGTGGGTGGCGACCAACAGCGACATGGGGCGCGCCACGGCGGAACGCTTTCGCAAGCGGATGCAGGCCCATTTGGCTGCGGCCAAGCCGGCGTCCTGA
- a CDS encoding carbohydrate binding family 9 domain-containing protein, protein MLPSFRTAPASLTGAFGVLGLVASVLVAPRASAQAGGTPPTQPRLDAAVADSFARAARARPRPSTTAIRVTTAPNIDGRLDEAMWKEGTPISEFVQRELNEGVPASERTEVRLATDGKYLYIGARMYDREPHLIVPGEKIRDVQLSNSDHIALIFDTYHDRQNGFVFATTPAGVEYDGQVIREGEGGGASVAGQNRMQAGAMGGFNVNWDASWTVATSIDSLGWTAEFRIPFSTLRFQAGSEDQTWGLNVSRSIRRKNEELYWAFIPRQFNLYRLSLAGTLTSLDVPSRRIQTITPYILSSVQQRWAGDVKTQKTPTEFGGEIKYGVTPSLTLDLTYNTDFAQVEVDDQRVNLTRFPVFFPEKRPFFLENAGVFSAGTPQAVDLFFSRRIGIASDGSPQPILGGGRLSGRVGQTTVGLLQMVTEAPNDSLPGQSYSVARATRELSSRSRIGVMAVQRMSTDSSVDVNRTFAVDGRIGLGQAWTSDLWAARTTTRGRDGNDRAFSGRIAYQTNVWNHNARYAEVGADFNPEVGFMSRPGGYRTYDASVMRLIRKPEWSWFKQWNPHVSYRNVSGLKDGFYQTGYWHIDLTEFELANGARFGPEYNISHEGLQAPFTIAPGVVIPVGQYDWGTFGFDYNTDPSENVSAVGRFDVGPFWTGTRQGGSGTVTVRRGATFSGSFTMDYNDVKLPQGDFKSSLQALRLNYFFSPRVFVQTLTQYNNQQEIWSANVRFGWLNTAGTGLFIVLNEGRTANGFFDWEQRQQRSVFVKFTRQFGTGG, encoded by the coding sequence ATGCTTCCGTCGTTTCGCACCGCGCCGGCGTCCCTGACCGGTGCCTTTGGTGTGCTCGGTCTTGTCGCGTCCGTCCTTGTTGCACCTCGCGCCTCCGCTCAGGCGGGTGGCACGCCCCCCACGCAGCCTCGCCTCGATGCGGCCGTGGCCGATTCGTTTGCACGGGCTGCGCGCGCCAGGCCACGGCCGAGCACCACCGCGATACGGGTGACCACGGCGCCGAATATCGATGGCCGGCTCGATGAGGCCATGTGGAAGGAAGGCACCCCCATCAGTGAGTTCGTGCAGCGCGAACTGAATGAAGGGGTGCCGGCCTCCGAGCGGACCGAGGTCCGTCTCGCCACCGACGGCAAGTACCTCTATATCGGAGCGCGCATGTACGATCGGGAGCCGCACCTGATCGTGCCGGGTGAAAAGATCCGTGACGTGCAGTTGAGCAACAGCGACCATATCGCCCTGATCTTCGACACGTATCACGATCGCCAGAACGGGTTCGTGTTCGCGACCACACCGGCGGGTGTGGAGTACGATGGTCAGGTGATCCGCGAAGGTGAGGGCGGCGGTGCCTCCGTTGCCGGACAGAATCGCATGCAGGCTGGTGCGATGGGCGGCTTCAACGTGAACTGGGATGCCAGTTGGACAGTGGCTACGTCCATCGACTCGCTGGGCTGGACGGCGGAGTTCCGCATCCCGTTCTCCACGCTGCGCTTTCAGGCGGGCAGTGAAGATCAGACGTGGGGACTCAACGTCTCGCGCAGCATTCGTCGGAAGAACGAAGAACTGTATTGGGCGTTCATCCCGCGTCAGTTCAACCTGTATCGACTGTCGCTCGCCGGAACGCTGACATCGCTCGACGTACCGTCGCGACGCATCCAGACCATCACGCCGTACATTCTGTCGTCGGTGCAGCAGCGATGGGCTGGCGATGTGAAGACCCAGAAAACTCCCACCGAGTTCGGTGGCGAGATCAAGTACGGTGTCACACCGTCACTCACGCTGGACCTCACGTACAACACCGACTTCGCGCAGGTGGAAGTCGATGACCAGCGTGTGAATCTCACGCGTTTCCCCGTGTTCTTCCCGGAAAAGCGTCCGTTTTTCCTCGAGAATGCCGGCGTGTTCTCGGCTGGTACGCCGCAGGCCGTGGACCTGTTCTTCTCGCGCCGCATCGGCATTGCCTCCGATGGGTCTCCGCAGCCCATCCTCGGTGGTGGACGTCTGTCGGGACGCGTGGGGCAGACGACTGTTGGTCTGTTGCAGATGGTCACCGAGGCACCGAACGACAGCTTGCCCGGCCAGTCGTACTCCGTGGCGCGCGCTACACGTGAGTTGTCGTCGCGTTCACGTATTGGTGTGATGGCCGTGCAGCGCATGTCCACGGACAGCAGCGTCGATGTGAATCGTACGTTCGCCGTGGACGGACGCATCGGTCTCGGTCAGGCGTGGACCAGCGACCTGTGGGCCGCACGCACGACCACGCGCGGGCGCGATGGCAACGACCGCGCGTTCAGCGGACGCATCGCCTACCAGACCAATGTGTGGAACCACAACGCGCGCTATGCGGAAGTGGGCGCGGATTTCAATCCGGAAGTGGGCTTCATGAGCCGGCCTGGTGGCTACCGCACGTACGATGCATCGGTGATGCGCCTGATCCGCAAGCCGGAGTGGTCGTGGTTCAAGCAGTGGAACCCGCACGTGAGCTACCGGAATGTGAGTGGCCTGAAGGACGGTTTCTATCAGACTGGCTACTGGCACATCGATCTCACCGAGTTCGAACTGGCCAACGGCGCACGTTTTGGTCCGGAGTACAACATCTCGCATGAAGGCCTGCAGGCGCCGTTCACCATCGCGCCGGGAGTGGTGATTCCCGTTGGTCAGTACGACTGGGGCACGTTCGGATTCGACTACAACACCGATCCCAGCGAGAACGTGTCGGCCGTGGGCCGTTTCGATGTCGGTCCGTTCTGGACGGGAACGCGCCAAGGTGGGAGTGGCACCGTGACGGTGCGCCGCGGCGCCACGTTCTCGGGATCGTTCACGATGGACTACAACGATGTGAAGCTGCCGCAGGGTGACTTCAAGAGTTCGTTGCAGGCGCTGCGTCTGAATTATTTCTTCTCGCCGCGTGTGTTCGTGCAGACACTGACGCAGTACAACAACCAGCAGGAGATCTGGTCGGCCAATGTGCGTTTCGGGTGGCTGAACACGGCCGGCACAGGTCTGTTCATCGTGCTGAACGAAGGACGCACGGCGAACGGCTTCTTCGATTGGGAGCAGCGTCAGCAGCGCTCGGTGTTCGTGAAGTTCACGCGGCAGTTCGGCACGGGCGGCTGA